In the genome of Andrena cerasifolii isolate SP2316 chromosome 5, iyAndCera1_principal, whole genome shotgun sequence, one region contains:
- the LOC143368829 gene encoding protein tudor isoform X2: protein MSIQQNTELILFVTHVEAEDTFLRIWGQVDKNSATCVERMILPLVEQFAQSQGCVGPQSNNLCVNALCCARFQNEGYYRARVINIRADGMVVVQFIDYGNIELLPPQEIHILENIHGSESLQSFPPVAFEFTLMHVLPINGIWEDKIIDSIKKSLWYNDYKILIHSVVSNHRFIKLWYNNEDFSELLVKRHMALGATLQDMFRPKPIQQPQVPMYQQSSKHLVGNNCTAVASMQNLNPLHCDGNDMHGYQRNVPLCCAAQQKHAMQSPVQEALVFKSRVLDVPSKHNVYVSFVDDGPHKFSVQLQSTSQILSILMRDINNHPIQSLQEPPLPGSVCLGRYTLDKVLCRAVVMSVMENKCKLYYVDFGHTEVLPYTDIFQLPPHFINPKVLSIRFTLSGVNEIKVTDEMKEYFKQVVTGKLLILHVRPPEGPPLVQYGDLYDKGKNIKDVMRQAYPNPPVPVMTPAATTFGYQEPQKFSKGAEDIVYVSFVESCTKFFVQLDNNVKSLESIMNCLSEFCKTAPTLSLTQLRIGLPCAALYDNQWYRAQILSINAENAKVIYVDYGNEETVTLMSLRFIHDDLVKKLQAQAIKCILNGWESLPRNQDVSNQFESLILEKRLRLRVMDVTPDGLVVDLYEPERLESIKSQMLNMVGIDKKSPSESNYQDMESQHTTKMSAKINQSENTNKWHKKSQVDSWDETQYSNTAPERRKSKTWKDESNEGKLHESRNEKNNFHRMDPRNERFNRDDFPNNRNTKDKWNSKNEYNDSFKSGKGRDSRNRSSGYGQKSYSSDKSWSDKDSNTSSKGSGRHGRGGGNRGDSRGDNRGDSRGDSRGDSRGDSRGDSRGDSRGDSRGDSRGDNRGDSRGDSRGDSRGGYSKREGFSGRNQSSRSSDKDSEGSFKNGKMNSDFYHGNNNKFKDRKGQGYRLSQNKFDSTNSPSTEEARRCSPMRNRNEFQIPSPNIVIGIAKTCEVVFTNSPSDFFVQLSSDYTALDSIMEGIASTYENGGELMKASKIFTGVYCIAQYAEDLKWYRAVVKSVEENNATIQFIDYGNTETVELDKIKTVEKEFVKLPAQAVHCKLFAMKHDTPDPNETKLFEDKVNGKTLEAEFITEENGVYAVLLREVVEDCPESNYINEVFCKDIDLLKAKENAISRRKYTANAKQSTEPDYAPLNSEWATISHASGSKKDVIVTWFTNPNNFYCQTLDNESEFRTMMKDIQKIYVGREPVFNALQIGSPVIAIFSEDGALYRAEVIELNKLGGHFVQYIDFGNSAVVAPQKIYPVEKKLMQLPKQAVQCSLQNIIPVDGASWSNVNTGAIDSCFNADKYECTFHDMEDNKYLISLNNFGNDVANMLIEKKLASLATASKSTEIIEGSNGTTQTIPCDVERVDINLLSGQALRVKVSSVESVSQFYVQLPTTATICENMVNTYMADKDPKVLALPGELAVMQNQAIECALKNITSSPEVNAMLKERVEGKEVIMYIDEVDNNRLIVKLFDPSGKKINISEDTDEEISPVCPMPLLSSTHKVLVSYADHSASIWLQRNADYALDKNLIEALDQYYAASGKLVEPKVDLLCAAKSADGHWYRAKIIKCAETGIYLNFIDYGNNEEVTRDQVMALDPCFYQPYQLAINVSLPVTLNCTVPEQLDILQSYLLNKDLTAVFRNVHKRWVAELLYDGEKISENLRSHNLASQEVSGAGQSQVHNMSVGCKYDVYVTHVDSPSQFWLQRVDDADDLSKKQKELQVEALKFPQVDGILEEGSLCVAVYSIDSSWYRAQVLDADEDITTVRFIDYGNTDVIDNKSESIRQIPDSWKEIKEYAVKCRLDVIPVDSEDWSVATCEKFENLLTASEYLQTLIIANNAPKRVDLLMNGKSVTETLVEEHHAVMIHTEDDLIDEIVDLELDPHSAFVSHVNSPSEFWVQEEKSVGDLEVMSDRFIVADMFPKLDEIKDNMLCVAKYPEDDNWYRARVVSHNDNATRVIYFDYGNSATSTEIRTIPDDLANVPPLSRKCRLAVPEGIAEWSEEACAEFIKLAAEGATIFLLDVLNEDETSLVKLTLDGKNVTDLLAEFCERCPPVIEERLPPLGEENSPNAFISRFISLDEFWIQAESSTADLNMMLDRLQAAPSFLPLTTFEVGVICAAKYPEDDQWYRAKIISHSDDGTEVQYIDYGNNATTNEVRMLPVDIINIPTLSKHCTLQKPDNMSSWSPEACKQFEELALEGETVFQFEILDDSNDPISIKLSLNGKNIVDILLPFSEDHEKVDTGEDKIITQALGSNEGNYNSSEDVINQTEDEETKSFAVQDVHNSTAKSEETLQTDEEQSVDIKSEFQDEKLQTDKEPTEIISEFQEETLETSKEPTEIISEFQEEILGTSKEQPEYITELQKETLKTSKEPTELISEFQEETLETCKEPMENISKFEEETVGTCKQQTENISELQEETSKGQTEYISELQEETLKTSKEPNEIISEFQEETLETCKQQTENINELHEEPLETSKEPTEIISEFQEETLETCKEPMESISEFQEEKLETCKQQTENISELQEETLRISTEPTEIISEFQEEVLETCKKPTEYVRKLEEETSKVQTEYISELQEETLKTCKKQPENISKFEEETVGTCKQQTENISELQESPVEQDQQITEDANKPVIELTVDEIVQNMKRNASDDPEEEEEIFSGDNSKIESDVNNDVEKITKASEKLEMEAEVQSCSSKNEIEVDRLSQNEESTSKIKEDTVTAAIEIKTSIPSDVESSDKKIVETPVTAIGAEIQIRKNETETCQPNTGTQSCNNDNEIGAAKLEESSDKQSLKVESAESVATSYLPEVLKEEVAASFGEEEKKDTDTCKIHDSDKLNFSIEGHKNDSQIESTDKHDEHADVQSVEITNN, encoded by the exons ATGAGCATACAACAAAACACAGAGTTGATCCTTTTTGTGACCCATGTCGAAGCAGAGGACACATTCCTCAGAATCTGGGGTCAAGTTGACAAGAACTCCGCGACATGCGTGGAACGCATGATTCTGCCCTTGGTCGAGCAGTTCGCTCAGAGTCAGGGCTGCGTTGGACCTCAATCCAATAATCTGTGCGTAAACGCACTCTGCTGTGCCAGATTTCAAAACGAGGGATATTATCGGGCCAGAGTAATTAATATACGCGCCGATGGCATGGTGGTCGTGCAGTTCATAGATTATGGTAACATCGAACTGCTGCCGCCTCAAGAAATTCATATTCTTGAGAACATACATGGTTCCGAGTCTCTGCAGTCCTTTCCGCCTGTAGCGTTTGAGTTTACGTTAATGCATGTACTACCTATAAACGGCATTTGGGAAGACAAGATAATTGATTCGATTAAGAAAAGCTTGTGGTATAATGATTACAAAATCTTGATTCACTCGGTAGTCAGCAATCATCGTTTTATCAAACTTTGGTACAATAACGAGGACTTCAGTGAATTGCTAGTCAAGAGACACATGGCGCTAGGAGCCACGTTGCAAGACATGTTCAG GCCGAAACCTATACAACAACCTCAAGTGCCAATGTATCAACAATCGAGTAAACATCTTGTTGGCAATAATTGTACTGCAGTGGCGTCTATGCAGAATCTGAATCCATTACATTGCGATGGAAACGATATGCACGGATACCAACGAAATGTTCCTTTATGTTGCGCAGCTCAACAGAAACACGCGATGCAGTCGCCTGTCCAAGAAGCTCTTGTATTCAAATCACGTGTTTTGGATGTACCATCTAAACACAATGTATACGTCTCTTTCGTAGATGATGGCCCACATAAGTTCTCCGTTCAACTTCAGAGTACATCTCAGATATTAAGTATCCTCATGAGAGACATTAATAACCACCCTATACAATCTTTGCAAGAACCTCCGTTACCTGGTTCAGTGTGCCTAGGTCGTTATACACTAGATAAAGTATTATGCAGGGCTGTTGTAATGTCTGTAATGGAAAACAAGTGTAAACTTTACTATGTTGACTTTGGCCACACAGAAGTGTTACCGTACACGGATATCTTCCAGTTACCGCCTCATTTCATTAATCCCAAAGTACTTTCTATCCGATTCACCCTAAGCGGTGTAAACGAGATAAAAGTTACGGATGAAATGAAAGAGTACTTCAAGCAAGTAGTCACAGGGAAATTACTTATTCTACATGTTCGCCCACCAGAAGGGCCACCTTTGGTTCAGTACGGAGATTTATATGATAAGGGAAAGAATATAAAAGACGTAATGAGACAAGCATATCCAAACCCACCTGTACCCGTCATGACACCTGCAGCTACAACTTTTGGATATCAAGAGCCGCAGAAGTTCTCGAAAGGGGCTGAAGACATTGTATACGTCTCGTTTGTGGAATCCTGCACGAAGTTCTTTGTACAGCTGGATAATAACGTTAAATCTCTCGAATCAATAATGAATTGCCTATCAGAGTTCTGCAAAACTGCACCTACTTTAAGCCTAACACAACTAAGAATCGGTCTTCCTTGCGCTGCTTTATATGATAATCAATG gtACCGGGCACAGATTCTTAGCATAAATGCGGAGAATGCGAAGGTCATATATGTTGATTATGGCAATGAGGAAACTGTGACCTTAATGTCTCTTCGTTTTATTCACGACGATTTGGTAAAAAAGTTACAAGCTCAAGctataaaatgtattttaaatggTTGGGAATCGTTACCGCGTAACCAAGACGTTTCTAATCAGTTTGAATCTTTAATTTTGGAGAAACGTTTGCGTTTACGCGTGATGGATGTAACTCCGGACGGTCTAGTAGTAGATTTGTATGAACCCGAAAGGTTGGAGAGCATTAAATCGCAAATGTTGAACATGGTTGGAATTGATAAAAAGTCACCCAGCGAATCCAACTACCAAGATATGGAAAGCCAGCACACTACGAAAATGAGTGCAAAAATTAATCAAAG TGAAAATACGAATAAATGGCATAAGAAAAGTCAGGTAGATTCATGGGATGAAACGCAGTACAGCAATACCGCACCAGAGAGAAGGAAATCTAAGACTTGGAAAGATGAATCAAATGAAGGGAAGCTTCATGAAAGTAGAAATgagaaaaataatttccatCGTATGGATCCACGGAATGAAAGGTTTAACAGAGATGACTTTCCTAATAACAGAAACACAAAAGATAAATGGAACAGCAAAAATGAATATAATGATTCGTTTAAAAGTGGAAAAGGTAGAGATAGTAGAAACAGAAGTTCGGGATATGGTCAGAAAAGTTATTCTTCTGACAAGAGTTGGAGCGATAAAGATTCAAATACATCATCTAAAGGTAGTGGTAGACACGGACGAGGTGGGGGTAATCGCGGTGATAGTCGCGGTGATAACCGCGGTGATAGTCGCGGCGACAGTCGCGGTGATAGTCGCGGCGACAGTCGCGGTGATAGTCGCGGCGACAGTCGCGGTGATAGTCGCGGTGATAGTCGCGGTGATAACCGCGGTGATAGTCGCGGCGACAGTCGCGGTGATAGTCGTGGTGGCTATTCCAAACGCGAGGGATTCTCTGGTAGAAATCAGAGTAGCAGATCAAGCGATAAAGACAGCGAAGGAAgttttaaaaatggtaaaatgaatA GTGACTTTTATcatggaaataataataagttcAAAGATAGGAAGGGACAAGGATACAGGCTATCACAAAACAAG tTTGACAGCACGAATTCTCCCAGCACAGAGGAGGCGCGAAGATGTAGCCCCATGCGAAACAGAAACGAATTTCAGATTCCATCTCCTAATATAGTTATCGGGATTGCAAAAACTTGCGAAGTAGTTTTCACCAATAGTCCGTCTGACTTTTTTGTTCAATTAAGTTCTGATTACACTGCGTTGGATTCTATAATGGAAGGCATTGCGTCGACGTATGAGAACGGTGGAGAATTAATGAAGGCTTCTAAAATATTCACGGGTGTATACTGCATTGCTCAATATGCGGAGGATTTGAAATGGTACAGAGCCGTAGTTAAATCTGTCGAAGAGAATAATGCAACTATACAATTCATAGACTATGGAAATACAGAaacagtcgaattggataaaaTTAAAACCGTCGAAAAGGAATTCGTGAAGCTACCAGCACAAGCTGTGCATTGTAAATTATTCGCTATGAAACATGATACTCCTGACCCGAATGAGACGAAACTCTTTGAAGATAAAGTTAACGGGAAAACGTTAGAAGCAGAATTTATAACTGAGGAAAATGGTGTGTACGCTGTCCTGTTACGAGAAGTTGTTGAAGATTGCCCAGAAAGTAACTACATAAACGAAGTATTCTGTAAAGACATCGACTTATTGAAAGCGAAGGAAAATGCGATATCTCGCAGAAAATATACTGCCAACGCGAAACAGTCGACTGAACCTGATTATGCACCTCTGAATTCAGAATGGGCGACAATTTCACACGCGTCTGGATCTAAGAAAGACGTGATCGTTACATGGTTCACAAATCCTAACAATTTCTATTGTCAGACGCTCGATAATGAAAGCGAGTTTAGGACAATGATGAAAGACATTCAAAAGATATACGTTGGTAGAGAACCCGTCTTCAACGCGTTACAA ATTGGATCGCCTGTTATAGCAATATTCTCCGAGGATGGAGCTCTGTATCGCGCAGAAGTCATAGAGTTGAATAAACTGGGCGGTCATTTCGTACAGTACATAGATTTTGGGAATAGTGCTGTGGTTGCGCCTCAAAAGATTTATCCCGTAGAAAAGAAGTTAATGCAGCTGCCTAAACAAGCTGTTCAATGTTCCTTGCAAAATATTATTCCAGTGGATGGTGCTAGCTGGTCTAATGTAAATACAGGAGCGATTGATAGTTGCTTCAATGCTGACAAATATGAATGCACTTTCCACGACATGGAAGATAATAAATActtaatttcattaaataatttCGGGAACGATGTAGCTAATATGTTGATCGAGAAGAAGCTTGCGTCACTTGCTACAGCGAGTAAATCAACTGAGATTATTGAAG GCAGTAATGGTACTACACAAACAATTCCATGTGACGTGGAAAGAGTGGATATAAATCTTTTAAGCGGTCAAGCACTTAGAGTAAAAGTGTCGAGTGTAGAAAGCGTATCTCAATTCTATGTTCAACTTCCTACTACGGCTACTATATGCGAAAATATGGTCAATACATACATGGCTGACAAAGATCCTAAG GTGTTAGCTTTGCCAGGAGAGCTTGCAGTTATGCAGAATCAAGCAATAGAATGTGCCCTTAAAAATATTACATCTTCTCCCGAAGTAAACGCTATGTTGAAAGAACGCGTAGAAGGGAAAGAAGTAATCATGTACATCGACGAGGTTGACAATAACAG GCTCATCGTGAAATTGTTCGATCCGTCgggtaagaaaataaatatatccgAAGACACCGATGAAGAGATATCACCTGTATGCCCAATGCCTCTTCTAAGTTCCACTCATAAAGTCTTAGTATCATACGCAGATCATTCTGCCAGCATATGGCTACAGCGTAACGCAGATTACGCATTGGACAAAAATTTAATCGAAGCACTCGATCAGTATTATGCGGCTTCTGGAAAATTGGTGGAGCCAAAGGTGGATCTTCTTTGTGCAGCTAAGAGCGCAGACGGCCACTGGTATCGAGCGAAGATCATAAAATGTGCAGAAACTGgaatttatttgaatttcattGATTATGGCAATAACGAAGAAGTTACTCGCGACCAGGTGATGGCTTTGGATCCGTGCTTCTACCAACCATACCAGTTAGCCATCAATGTGTCATTACCGGTGACACTTAATTGCACGGTGCCCGAGCAACTGGATATACTACAAAGTTATTTGTTAAACAAGGATCTCACTGCTGTTTTCCGTAATGTACACAAGAGATGGGTAGCGGAATTGTTGTATGACGGAGAAAAGATCAGTGAGAACCTCCGTTCGCATAATCTAGCATCGCAGGAAGTGTCAGGAGCAGGACAATCTCAGGTTCACAATATGTCAGTCGGTTGTAAATATGATGTATACGTAACCCACGTAGATTCCCCTAGTCAGTTCTGGCTTCAACGCGTGGACGATGCCGACGATCTTTCCAAGAAGCAGAAGGAGCTTCAAGTGGAAGCTCTTAAATTCCCACAAGTGGATGGAATACTAGAAGAGGGAAGTTTGTGCGTTGCTGTGTACTCTATAGATAGCTCGTGGTACAGAGCGCAGGTGCTTGACGCGGATGAGGATATTACGACTGTTCGATTCATCGATTACGGAAACACGGACGTTATTGACAACAAGTCCGAGAGTATTCGACAGATTCCAGACTCGTGGAAGGAGATAAAGGAATACGCGGTTAAATGTAGATTAGATGTTATTCCTGTGGATTCAGAAGACTGGAGTGTCGCGACATgcgagaaatttgaaaatttattaacagCCAGCGAATACTTGCAGACATTGATAATCGCGAACAATGCTCCGAAACGAGTAGATTTGTTGATGAATGGTAAAAGTGTTACCGAAACATTAGTCGAGGAGCATCATGCTGTGATGATTCACACCGAAGATGATTTAATAGACGAGATAGTTGACCTCGAGTTGGATCCCCATTCCGCTTTTGTGAGCCACGTTAACTCTCCAAGCGAGTTTTGGGTACAAGAAGAAAAGTCCGTTGGCGATCTAGAAGTTATGTCTGATAGATTTATAGTGGCTGACATGTTCCCCAAACTCGATGAAATCAAAGATAATATGTTGTGCGTTGCCAAGTATCCTGAAGACGACAACTGGTACAGAGCACGTGTTGTCTCGCACAATGATAACGCCACGCGAGTCATATACTTCGATTATGGAAATTCGGCTACCTCCACTGAAATTCGTACCATACCGGATGACCTAGCGAATGTACCGCCGTTATCGAGGAAATGTCGCTTAGCTGTGCCGGAAGGAATCGCGGAATGGTCGGAAGAGGCTTGCGCTGAATTTATCAAATTGGCGGCTGAGGGAGCAACGATATTTTTGCTAGATGTGCTGAACGAGGACGAAACGTCGCTGGTGAAATTAACATTAGACGGTAAAAATGTAACAGACTTACTCGCAGAGTTCTGTGAACGTTGTCCACCGGTTATAGAAGAACGTCTACCTCCCTTGGGCGAAGAGAATTCACCGAATGCGTTTATTAGTCGTTTCATATCGCTGGATGAATTCTGGATTCAAGCTGAGAGCAGCACTGCAGATCTGAATATGATGTTAGACAGATTGCAGGCAGCTCCTAGTTTTCTTCCATTAACCACGTTTGAAGTTGGCGTGATCTGTGCCGCGAAATATCCAGAAGATGACCAGTGGTACAGAGCCAAAATTATTTCTCATTCTGACGATGGTACTGAAGTTCAATACATCGATTATGGCAATAATGCCACTACAAATGAAGTACGAATGTTACCTGTAGATATTATAAATATTCCTACTTTATCTAAACACTGCACCCTACAAAAACCAGACAATATGAGTTCCTGGTCTCCAGAAGCTTGTAAGCAATTCGAAGAACTTGCTTTAGAGGGAGAAACAGTGTTTCAGTTTGAAATCCTTGATGACTCCAATGATCCGATCTCTATTAAGTTGAGTCTTAATGGAAAGAATATTGTTGATATTCTGTTACCGTTTTCTGAAGACCACGAGAAAGTAGATACGGGCGAAGACAAAATTATAACCCAGGCATTAGGAAGCAACGAAGGAAATTATAATTCAAGTGAAGATGTAATTAATCAGACAGAAGATGAAGAAACCAAAAGCTTTGCTGTACAAGATGTGCATAACTCTACGGCAAAATCGGAGGAAACGTTGCAAACGGATGAAGAGCAAAGTGTAGACATAAAAAGTGAGTTTCAAGATGAAAAATTGCAAACAGATAAGGAGCCAACTGAAATCATAAGTGAATTCCAAGAGGAAACATTGGAAACATCTAAGGAGCCAACTGAAATCATAAGTGAGTTCCAAGAGGAAATATTAGGAACATCTAAGGAGCAACCTGAGTACATAACTGAACTCCAAAAGGAAACATTGAAAACATCTAAGGAGCCAACTGAACTCATAAGTGAGTTCCAAGAGGAAACATTAGAAACATGTAAAGAGCCAATGGAAAACATAAGTAAGTTCGAAGAGGAAACAGTAGGAACGTGTAAGCAGCAAACTGAAAATATAAGTGAACTTCAAGAGGAAACATCTAAGGGGCAAACTGAGTACATAAGTGAGCTCCAAGAGGAAACATTGAAAACATCTAAGGAGCCAAATGAAATCATAAGTGAGTTCCAAGAGGAAACATTAGAAACATGTAAGCAGCAAACTGAAAATATAAATGAACTCCATGAGGAACCATTGGAAACATCTAAGGAGCCAACTGAAATCATAAGTGAGTTCCAAGAGGAAACATTAGAAACTTGTAAGGAGCCAATGGAAAGCATAAGTGAGTTCCAAGAGGAAAAATTGGAAACATGTAAGCAGCAAACTGAAAATATAAGTGAACTCCAGGAGGAAACATTGAGAATATCTACGGAGCCAACTGAAATCATAAGTGAGTTTCAAGAGGAAGTATTAGAAACATGTAAGAAGCCAACTGAATATGTAAGAAAACTCGAAGAAGAAACATCTAAGGTGCAAACTGAATACATAAGTGAGCTCCAAGAGGAAACATTGAAAACATGTAAGAAGCAACCAGAAAACATAAGTAAGTTCGAAGAGGAAACAGTAGGAACGTGTAAGCAGCAAACTGAAAACATAAGTGAACTCCAAGAAAGTCCTGTGGAGCAAGATCAACAGATTACAGAGGATGCTAATAAACCCGTAATAGAACTTACTGTAGATGAGATAGTTCAGAACATGAAGAGAAATGCGTCTGATGATcctgaagaagaggaagaaatatTTAGTGGTGATAATAGTAAGATAGAATCAGACGTGAATAATGATGTGGAAAAGATAACAAAAGCTTCGGAGAAATTGGAAATGGAAGCTGAAGTGCAATCGTGTAGTAGTAAAAATGAAATAGAAGTGGATCGTTTATCGCAAAATGAAGAAAGTACatcgaaaataaaagaagatacAGTAACGGCTGCCATAGAGATAAAAACGTCAATTCCATCAGATGTCGAGAGTagtgataaaaaaattgtagaaacaCCAGTTACTGCAATAGGTGCAGAAATACAAATACGTAAGAATGAAACAGAAACATGTCAGCCAAACACAGGCACTCAATCTTGCAACAATGATAATGAAATAGGTGCAGCGAAATTAGAAGAATCTTCAGACAAACAATCTTTAAAAGTTGAATCAGCTGAAAGTGTAGCAACTAGTTATTTGCCTGAAGTTTTAAAGGAGGAGGTTGCTGCGAGCTTTGGAGAGGAAGAGAAAAAGGATACTGATACCTGTAAGATACATGACAGtgataaactaaattttagtataGAGGGTCATAAAAATGATTCTCAGATAGAAAGTACGGACAAACACGACGAGCATGCAGATGTACAATCCGTAGAAATAACAAACAACTAG